One window from the genome of Deltaproteobacteria bacterium encodes:
- a CDS encoding CaiB/BaiF CoA-transferase family protein, protein MAGPLAGIRVVEIAGIGPGPFCGMMLADLGAEVLRVDRVESTRLPRRPGPNLDFLARGRRSVAVDLKKPAGVEVVLRLVEKADALLEGFRPGVMERLGLGPDVCLARNPRLVYGRMTGWGQEGPLAKAAGHDLNYIALTGALHAIGRPDSPPPPPLNLVGDFGGGGLLLAYGIACALVERARSGKGQVVDAAMVDGAATLMAIIYGAHASGWWRDERMANMLDGGAHFYDCYETKDGRYVSIGSIEPQFYRELLEKTGLAGEDLPQQMDRSGWPKLKERFAALFKTKTRDEWCAILEGSDVCFAPVLSLAEAPEHPHLRARGTFVEVEGARQPGPAPRFSRTPGRIERLGAQPGENTDAALADWGFAAGELAKLREAGAIA, encoded by the coding sequence GTGGCGGGACCGCTCGCAGGAATCCGGGTCGTCGAGATCGCCGGGATCGGCCCCGGCCCCTTCTGTGGCATGATGCTCGCCGACCTCGGCGCCGAGGTGCTGCGCGTCGATCGCGTCGAGTCCACCCGCCTGCCGCGCCGCCCCGGCCCCAACCTCGACTTCCTGGCGCGCGGCCGGCGCAGCGTGGCCGTGGACCTGAAGAAGCCGGCCGGCGTCGAGGTCGTGCTGCGGCTCGTGGAGAAGGCGGACGCGCTCCTCGAGGGCTTCCGGCCTGGCGTGATGGAGCGCCTCGGCCTCGGCCCCGACGTCTGCCTCGCCCGCAACCCGCGCCTGGTCTACGGCAGGATGACCGGCTGGGGCCAGGAGGGTCCGCTCGCGAAGGCCGCCGGCCACGACCTCAACTACATCGCGCTGACCGGCGCGCTGCACGCGATCGGGCGGCCCGACTCGCCGCCGCCGCCGCCCCTCAACCTGGTCGGCGACTTCGGCGGCGGCGGGCTGCTGCTCGCCTACGGGATCGCGTGCGCGCTGGTCGAGCGCGCGCGCTCCGGGAAGGGCCAGGTGGTGGATGCCGCGATGGTCGACGGCGCCGCCACGCTGATGGCGATCATCTACGGTGCGCACGCCTCCGGCTGGTGGCGGGACGAGCGCATGGCCAACATGCTCGACGGCGGCGCGCACTTCTACGACTGCTACGAGACGAAGGACGGCCGCTACGTCTCGATCGGCTCGATCGAGCCCCAGTTCTACCGCGAGCTGCTCGAGAAGACGGGGCTCGCCGGCGAGGATCTCCCGCAGCAGATGGACCGCAGCGGCTGGCCGAAGCTCAAGGAGCGCTTCGCTGCGCTCTTCAAGACGAAGACCCGCGACGAGTGGTGCGCGATCCTGGAGGGCAGCGACGTGTGCTTCGCGCCGGTGCTCTCGCTCGCCGAGGCGCCCGAGCATCCGCATCTCCGGGCGCGCGGCACCTTCGTCGAGGTGGAGGGTGCGCGCCAGCCCGGCCCGGCGCCGCGCTTCAGCCGTACCCCGGGGCGCATCGAGCGGCTCGGCGCGCAGCCCGGCGAGAACACCGACGCGGCGCTCGCCGACTGGGGCTTCGCCGCCGGCGAGCTCGCGAAGCTGCGCGAGGCCGGGGCGATCGCGTGA
- a CDS encoding PIG-L family deacetylase, which translates to MLARQCRKLEDAALARPTLVVAPHPDDETLGCGGTIARIRAAGAPVIAVACTDGSRSHPRLMPPAELRERRAAEFLAACQRLGVEPPCVHLLGHADGSLAAHVDEAARTLASLIAEHRIERILVPFRGESVADHLAAREAGLRAREIGAQRTEVLEYPIWFWNVWPFVQPEVHGVRSRWRAMVRARRARRLARDLDIAVELGRHLQSKRDALVCHRSQVTRLVDDPRWMTLADVAGGAWLERCLGPAEYFARA; encoded by the coding sequence ATGCTCGCGCGACAGTGCCGAAAGCTGGAGGACGCTGCCCTGGCGCGGCCGACGCTGGTGGTTGCCCCGCATCCAGATGACGAAACGCTCGGTTGCGGCGGAACCATCGCACGCATTCGTGCCGCAGGCGCGCCGGTCATCGCCGTCGCGTGTACGGACGGTAGCCGCTCGCATCCACGCCTGATGCCGCCCGCGGAGCTGCGCGAGCGCCGCGCTGCCGAGTTCCTCGCCGCCTGCCAGCGTCTGGGCGTGGAGCCTCCCTGCGTCCACCTGCTCGGCCACGCAGACGGCTCCCTCGCGGCGCACGTCGACGAGGCCGCGCGCACGCTCGCCAGCCTGATCGCCGAGCACCGCATCGAGAGGATCCTGGTGCCGTTCCGCGGCGAGAGCGTCGCCGATCACCTCGCCGCCCGGGAGGCCGGCCTGCGCGCTCGCGAGATCGGAGCCCAGCGCACGGAGGTGCTCGAGTACCCGATCTGGTTCTGGAACGTCTGGCCCTTCGTGCAGCCCGAGGTCCACGGCGTCCGCTCGCGCTGGCGGGCGATGGTGCGAGCACGGCGCGCGCGGCGGCTCGCGCGTGACCTGGACATTGCCGTCGAGCTCGGCCGGCATCTGCAGTCGAAACGCGACGCCCTCGTCTGCCACCGGAGCCAGGTCACGCGCCTGGTCGACGATCCCCGCTGGATGACGCTGGCCGACGTCGCCGGCGGCGCGTGGCTCGAGCGCTGCCTCGGTCCGGCCGAGTACTTCGCGCGCGCCTGA
- the argC gene encoding N-acetyl-gamma-glutamyl-phosphate reductase: MAARIFIDGSVGTTGLRIRELLEARPDLAVSVLSEDARKDPTARRAALRAADVAILCLPDDAAREAAAWAEDVPTRLIDASTAHRVADGWVYGLPELAPGQREAIAAAKRVANPGCWPTGFLLLVRPLVAAGLIAPDTPLTVHGLSGYSGGGRPLIEKWEDPARGLLSLVYEAPYSLAARHKHVPEMVRWSGLATEPLFVPAVGPFRCGMRVELPLPAPLLRRGADGKAVWETLHARYEGEPHVRVLPLADAASLDERSFDPQACNGSDRVDLHVVPHASGHVVAIAILDNLGKGAAGAAVQNLDLLLGAR, encoded by the coding sequence ATGGCGGCCCGGATCTTCATCGACGGCTCGGTCGGCACCACCGGCCTGCGCATCCGCGAGCTCCTCGAGGCGCGCCCGGACCTCGCCGTGTCGGTGCTCTCCGAGGACGCGCGCAAGGATCCGACCGCACGCCGCGCCGCGCTGCGCGCGGCCGACGTCGCGATCCTGTGCCTGCCCGACGATGCCGCCCGCGAGGCCGCCGCCTGGGCAGAGGACGTTCCGACGCGCCTGATCGACGCGAGCACCGCCCACCGCGTGGCCGACGGCTGGGTCTACGGCCTGCCCGAGCTCGCGCCCGGCCAGCGCGAGGCGATCGCCGCTGCCAAGCGCGTGGCGAACCCGGGATGCTGGCCAACGGGCTTCCTGCTCCTGGTGCGCCCGCTGGTGGCCGCCGGCCTGATCGCACCCGACACGCCGCTCACCGTGCACGGCCTCTCCGGCTACAGCGGAGGCGGCCGTCCCTTGATCGAGAAGTGGGAGGATCCCGCGCGCGGCCTGCTCTCGCTGGTGTACGAGGCGCCCTACTCGCTGGCCGCGCGCCACAAGCACGTCCCCGAGATGGTGCGCTGGAGCGGGCTCGCGACCGAGCCGCTCTTCGTGCCCGCGGTCGGCCCGTTCCGCTGCGGCATGCGCGTCGAGCTGCCGCTCCCCGCGCCGCTCCTGCGCCGCGGCGCCGACGGCAAGGCGGTCTGGGAGACCCTGCACGCGCGCTACGAAGGCGAACCGCACGTCCGCGTGCTCCCGCTCGCCGACGCCGCGTCGCTCGACGAGCGCAGCTTCGACCCCCAGGCCTGCAACGGCAGCGACCGGGTGGACCTGCACGTGGTGCCGCACGCCTCGGGCCACGTCGTCGCGATCGCGATCCTCGACAACCTCGGCAAGGGCGCAGCGGGCGCGGCGGTGCAGAACCTCGACCTCCTGCTCGGCGCACGCTGA
- a CDS encoding glycosyltransferase family 4 protein, whose amino-acid sequence MRITFVLPIASLDGGIRVVATYARVLHERGHELTVVSQPVKAEPGWKSTIKAILGRPRKPEVRATPLLDFLGPRHRILERRRPVTAGDVPDADVVVATWWQTAEWVAELPAVKGRKFYLLQGYEVFPHLPVERVVATYQLPLRKIAVSNYIRHAIATHHGATDIEVVSNAVDLEQFDAPQRRRNADFTVGFLYTTKKVKNIVLAIEAIRLARERLPGLRALAFGAIPPAAELPLPAWVGYRQAPPQEEIPRIYASCDAWLFTSEKEGFGLPILEAMACRTPVLATRAGAAPDLIDGSNGALLPASAPAFADEILRFAGMPAETWQELSEGARRTATAHSWEASTERLLAILSRREPGSDGVMEPEGTCSSR is encoded by the coding sequence ATGAGGATCACCTTCGTCCTTCCGATTGCTTCCCTGGACGGCGGGATCCGGGTGGTCGCGACCTACGCCCGGGTCCTGCACGAGCGCGGCCACGAGCTGACCGTCGTCTCCCAGCCCGTGAAGGCGGAACCGGGCTGGAAGTCCACGATCAAGGCGATCCTCGGGCGGCCGCGGAAGCCAGAAGTGAGAGCCACGCCCCTGCTCGATTTCCTCGGGCCTCGCCACCGCATCCTGGAGCGCCGCCGCCCGGTGACCGCCGGGGACGTGCCCGATGCCGATGTCGTCGTGGCCACCTGGTGGCAGACCGCGGAATGGGTGGCGGAACTTCCCGCCGTCAAGGGACGGAAGTTCTATCTCTTGCAGGGATACGAGGTCTTCCCGCATCTTCCCGTCGAGCGGGTCGTTGCCACCTACCAGCTGCCCCTGCGAAAGATCGCCGTTTCGAACTACATCCGCCATGCGATCGCGACCCATCACGGAGCAACGGACATCGAGGTGGTGTCGAATGCCGTCGATCTCGAGCAGTTCGATGCCCCGCAGCGAAGACGCAACGCGGACTTCACGGTCGGCTTCCTCTACACCACCAAGAAGGTCAAGAACATCGTGCTGGCCATCGAGGCGATCCGCCTGGCCCGCGAACGGCTTCCCGGTCTGCGGGCGCTGGCCTTCGGCGCCATCCCGCCGGCAGCGGAATTGCCCCTGCCCGCCTGGGTCGGGTATCGCCAGGCCCCGCCACAAGAGGAGATTCCGAGGATCTACGCCTCCTGTGATGCCTGGCTCTTCACCTCCGAGAAGGAGGGGTTCGGGCTACCCATCCTCGAAGCGATGGCGTGCCGGACGCCCGTCCTCGCCACCCGCGCCGGGGCCGCGCCGGACCTGATCGACGGCAGCAACGGGGCTCTCCTGCCCGCTTCGGCCCCGGCCTTTGCAGACGAGATCCTTCGCTTCGCCGGTATGCCGGCCGAAACCTGGCAGGAGCTCTCGGAGGGAGCCAGGCGCACGGCGACGGCCCATTCCTGGGAGGCCTCGACCGAGCGTTTGCTCGCGATCCTCTCCCGCCGCGAGCCGGGCTCCGATGGGGTCATGGAGCCGGAGGGGACCTGCTCCTCGCGTTGA
- a CDS encoding alpha/beta hydrolase, whose amino-acid sequence MPFPPARSVQLPPLRLPDGTSEPGIRLSVHEAGSGPAIVFSHGFPELGWSWRHQVEAVAAAGFRAIAPDQRGYGASEKPEAITAYDIHHLGGDLVGLLDALGIERAVFVGHDWGGFVVWAMPALHPDRVAGVVGVNTPLTPRPPVAPTALMRAMVGGHDEKLYILWFQEPGVAEAALDRDAALVFEKLLRSGVPMQELAARMAGKDMDMNPFRRLAELEPLGEPIGTPEERAHYVETFRRTGFRGGINWYRNFDRNWESAPAVGATRIAQPCLMVTAEWDPVLRPEMAAGMDAWCADLETVMIPRCGHWTQQEKPAELNRILLDWLRRKIG is encoded by the coding sequence ATGCCCTTCCCGCCCGCCCGCTCCGTCCAGCTCCCGCCGCTCCGGCTCCCGGACGGCACGAGCGAGCCCGGCATCCGATTGTCCGTCCACGAGGCGGGAAGCGGGCCCGCGATCGTCTTCTCGCACGGCTTCCCGGAGCTCGGCTGGTCGTGGCGACACCAGGTGGAGGCCGTCGCCGCAGCCGGCTTCCGCGCGATCGCGCCGGACCAGCGCGGCTACGGCGCGAGCGAGAAGCCCGAGGCGATCACGGCCTACGACATCCACCACCTGGGCGGCGACCTGGTGGGCCTACTCGACGCGCTCGGGATCGAACGGGCCGTCTTCGTCGGCCACGACTGGGGCGGCTTCGTGGTCTGGGCGATGCCGGCGCTGCATCCCGATCGGGTGGCGGGCGTGGTCGGCGTGAACACGCCCCTCACGCCCCGGCCGCCGGTCGCGCCGACGGCGCTGATGCGCGCGATGGTCGGCGGGCACGACGAGAAGCTCTACATCCTGTGGTTCCAGGAGCCCGGCGTCGCCGAAGCCGCGCTCGACCGCGATGCCGCGCTGGTGTTCGAGAAGCTCCTGCGCAGCGGCGTGCCGATGCAGGAGCTCGCGGCGCGCATGGCCGGGAAGGACATGGACATGAACCCCTTCCGGCGCCTGGCCGAGCTCGAGCCGCTCGGCGAGCCGATCGGAACGCCCGAGGAGCGCGCGCACTACGTCGAGACCTTCCGGCGCACGGGCTTCCGCGGCGGCATCAACTGGTACCGCAACTTCGACCGCAACTGGGAGAGCGCGCCGGCCGTCGGCGCCACCCGGATCGCGCAGCCCTGCCTCATGGTGACGGCCGAGTGGGATCCCGTCCTGCGCCCCGAGATGGCCGCGGGCATGGATGCCTGGTGCGCGGACCTCGAGACCGTGATGATCCCGCGCTGCGGGCACTGGACCCAGCAGGAGAAGCCGGCGGAGCTGAACCGCATCCTCCTCGACTGGCTGCGGCGGAAGATCGGATAG
- a CDS encoding aminotransferase class III-fold pyridoxal phosphate-dependent enzyme, translating into MPIRDEARRHLVPHFTRSAVWRADDLPVLERGAGCYVWDSDGERWLDGLSGLFCVNLGHGRADLAEAAAEQMRRLAFATNWGSAHPPAIEAARRIAAVAPGDLDHVFFVNSGSEAVESALKLARNYHLARGESSRTKVIARTWSYHGTTLGALAVTGIPAMREPFAPMLWNGVVHVPNTLDAPPGALGAPARDLPCVRAIEEAILREGPETVSLLIAEPVQNGRGALVAPPGYWQELRRLCDAYGVLLCADEVINAFGRLGHWFGSERVGVVPDLITFAKGVTSAYQPLAGVVARRPVIETIWDSPGGSFVHGSTFGGHPVATAVAVANLRALDEEKVFANVLANEASLRARLEDVAARHRCVREIRGQGYFYAVELMADRDSGRDLDEAQTAALRGGLLLQYIREARILIRPDDRGATFMAVAPPLIADPAVLDDLAERIDRICARVDRFIASRT; encoded by the coding sequence ATGCCGATCCGAGACGAGGCCCGCCGCCACCTGGTTCCGCACTTCACGCGCAGCGCCGTCTGGCGCGCCGACGACCTGCCGGTGCTGGAGCGCGGCGCCGGCTGCTACGTCTGGGATTCCGATGGCGAGCGGTGGCTCGACGGCCTGTCGGGGCTGTTCTGCGTGAACCTCGGACACGGCCGCGCGGACCTGGCAGAGGCTGCCGCCGAGCAGATGCGGCGGCTCGCGTTCGCGACGAACTGGGGCTCCGCGCATCCGCCCGCGATCGAGGCCGCGCGCCGGATCGCCGCCGTCGCGCCGGGCGACCTCGACCACGTCTTCTTCGTGAACTCCGGCTCGGAGGCCGTCGAGTCCGCGCTCAAGCTCGCGCGCAACTACCACCTGGCGCGCGGCGAATCGTCGCGCACGAAGGTGATCGCACGCACCTGGTCGTATCACGGCACCACGCTGGGTGCGCTCGCGGTGACCGGGATCCCGGCGATGCGCGAGCCCTTCGCGCCCATGCTCTGGAACGGTGTCGTGCACGTGCCCAACACGCTGGACGCACCGCCGGGCGCGCTCGGCGCGCCCGCCCGCGATCTGCCCTGCGTGCGCGCGATCGAGGAGGCGATCCTGCGCGAGGGGCCGGAGACGGTCTCGCTGCTGATCGCGGAGCCGGTGCAGAACGGGCGCGGCGCGCTGGTGGCGCCACCCGGCTACTGGCAGGAGCTGCGGCGCCTGTGCGACGCCTACGGCGTGCTGCTCTGCGCCGACGAGGTGATCAACGCCTTCGGCCGCCTCGGGCACTGGTTCGGCAGCGAACGCGTGGGCGTGGTCCCCGACCTGATCACCTTCGCGAAGGGCGTGACCTCCGCCTACCAGCCGCTCGCGGGCGTGGTGGCGCGCCGGCCCGTGATCGAGACGATCTGGGACTCACCGGGCGGCTCGTTCGTACACGGCTCGACCTTCGGCGGGCATCCGGTCGCGACGGCGGTCGCGGTCGCGAATCTGCGCGCGCTCGACGAGGAGAAGGTCTTCGCGAACGTGCTCGCGAACGAGGCCTCCCTGCGTGCGCGACTCGAGGACGTCGCGGCGCGCCACCGTTGCGTGCGTGAGATCCGCGGCCAGGGCTACTTCTACGCCGTCGAGCTGATGGCCGACCGCGACAGCGGCCGCGACCTCGACGAGGCGCAGACCGCCGCGCTGCGCGGGGGCCTGCTGCTCCAGTACATCCGCGAGGCACGCATCCTGATCCGCCCCGACGACCGCGGCGCCACCTTCATGGCCGTCGCGCCGCCGCTGATCGCCGACCCTGCCGTGCTCGATGACCTGGCCGAGCGCATCGACCGCATCTGCGCGCGTGTCGACCGGTTCATCGCCAGCAGGACGTAG
- the pabB gene encoding aminodeoxychorismate synthase component I, whose amino-acid sequence MTPPARIAVREIPGPPRWDDLLDALRRKRGFWLLENAMPPGPTGGAAGAERWSFAGCDPAFVLRSQGDRLELDAARTLAGRWPPARLRWRGDPIAELRAWLPRAPRADAADTGVPFAGGLVGWLGYELSARLERLAFPGLDDLGLPELRLALADRLLARDLASGRLYATALGFGADPAAALAAAERAAERLAARVARREPDPFEAPDASPWPRGVAPEQGPEPVRLVDPASGLTLGAWFDEASYTKAVQSIREQILAGDLYQANLTHRLLARADVDPWDVYLDLRRRNPAPFAAFLAGEGAAVAGSSPERFLRLGPDGALESRPIKGTRPRGATPAADAALRAALAGSGKERAENVMIVDLVRNDLGRVCMPGSVEVPELFALEPYATVWQMVSTVCGRLRPGLDAVDAVCAAFPPGSMTGAPKLAAIERLARLEPVRRGVYSGALGWLDARGGAELAVVIRTLLLRPGRAWIHVGGGIVLDSEPAAEWAETLAKGRASLDAVARAGAGGA is encoded by the coding sequence ATGACGCCCCCCGCCCGGATCGCGGTGCGCGAGATCCCCGGCCCGCCGCGCTGGGACGACCTGCTCGACGCGCTGCGCCGCAAGCGCGGCTTCTGGCTGCTCGAGAACGCGATGCCCCCGGGACCCACGGGCGGTGCGGCCGGTGCCGAGCGCTGGTCGTTCGCCGGCTGCGATCCCGCGTTCGTGCTGCGCAGCCAGGGCGACCGGCTCGAGCTCGACGCGGCGCGCACGCTCGCGGGCCGCTGGCCGCCGGCGCGGCTGCGCTGGCGCGGAGACCCGATCGCGGAGCTGCGTGCCTGGCTGCCGCGGGCACCGCGCGCCGACGCGGCCGACACCGGCGTGCCCTTCGCCGGCGGCCTCGTCGGCTGGCTCGGCTACGAGCTCTCGGCGCGGCTCGAGCGGCTCGCGTTCCCGGGGCTCGACGACCTCGGGCTTCCCGAGCTGCGGCTCGCGCTCGCGGACCGCTTGCTCGCCCGCGATCTCGCGAGCGGGCGCCTCTACGCGACCGCTCTCGGCTTCGGCGCCGACCCGGCCGCCGCGCTGGCCGCGGCGGAGCGCGCCGCGGAGCGGCTCGCCGCGCGCGTCGCGCGCCGCGAGCCTGATCCCTTCGAGGCGCCCGATGCGAGCCCCTGGCCGCGCGGCGTCGCCCCCGAGCAGGGGCCGGAGCCGGTCCGGCTCGTCGATCCCGCGAGCGGGCTCACGCTCGGCGCCTGGTTCGACGAGGCATCCTACACCAAGGCGGTGCAGAGCATCCGCGAGCAGATCCTTGCCGGCGACCTGTACCAGGCCAACCTGACCCACCGGCTGCTCGCCCGTGCCGACGTCGATCCCTGGGACGTATACCTGGATCTGCGCCGGAGGAATCCCGCGCCCTTTGCCGCCTTCCTGGCCGGCGAGGGCGCGGCCGTCGCCGGCAGCTCGCCCGAGCGCTTCCTGCGCCTCGGCCCCGACGGCGCGCTCGAGAGCCGCCCGATCAAGGGCACCCGGCCGCGTGGCGCCACGCCCGCCGCCGACGCCGCGCTGCGCGCCGCGCTCGCCGGCTCCGGAAAGGAGCGCGCCGAGAACGTCATGATCGTGGACCTCGTGCGCAACGACCTCGGGCGGGTGTGCATGCCCGGGAGCGTCGAGGTCCCCGAGCTCTTCGCTCTCGAGCCCTACGCGACGGTGTGGCAGATGGTGTCGACCGTGTGCGGCCGCCTGCGCCCGGGGCTCGACGCGGTCGACGCGGTGTGCGCGGCCTTCCCGCCCGGCTCCATGACCGGCGCTCCGAAGCTTGCCGCGATCGAGCGGCTCGCGCGCCTCGAGCCGGTCCGCCGCGGCGTCTACTCGGGCGCGCTCGGCTGGCTCGACGCGCGCGGGGGGGCGGAGCTCGCGGTGGTGATCCGGACGCTGCTGCTGCGGCCGGGCCGGGCCTGGATCCACGTGGGCGGCGGGATCGTTCTCGACTCCGAGCCGGCGGCGGAGTGGGCGGAGACGCTCGCGAAGGGGCGGGCGTCGCTCGACGCCGTGGCGCGCGCGGGCGCTGGCGGGGCGTAG
- a CDS encoding pyrroloquinoline quinone-dependent dehydrogenase has product MGPACRRPGRRPSKRPSRRAPPPRSRALRALALLAALLPACGGELPPLDASGPTADWPAWGGDPGGLRWSPLDQIDRDNVGRLEVAWTYRHGDVSDGRGERTRSSFNATPVVTEDGLTFCTGFNRVITLDPETGTERWSFDPELRLQRLQGPYPLVCRGVAHWVDPAPAAAGRTCARRIFTGTIDSELVALDAATGRPCADFGANGRVALREGIEAEPWEYYVTSPPLAVGDVVVVGALVADNQRTDAPAGVVRAFDARTGALRWAWDPVPPGWPRGAGERWAAGTPNVWSAMSADPGRGLVFVPTGNAAPDYYGGERRGLDRYSSSVVALDAATGALRWHYQTVHHDHWDYDVPAQPTLFRIDGVGGGRPGVAQITKMGHLFLLDRETGVPLYPVEERPVPQGGVAGDVLAPTQPFPTHPAPLHPATLTPDDAWGFTPWDRSRCRELIAGMRSEGIFTPPGLEPTIQFPGNAGGPNWGGVSIDPERGVLFVNSMRVPSVVQLVPRAAFDELDPAAVAYPEMLAPMRGTPYGLRVGPLLGPLGAPCNPPPWGVLQAVDLKSGRLLWESTLGTTRDQAPFPLWLPLGAPNLGGSIATAGGLVFIGATTDKFLRAFDAESGRELWRARLPYTANATPATYRLRRAGRQFVVVAAGGHGWSEPGDTLVAFALAE; this is encoded by the coding sequence ATGGGCCCCGCCTGCCGCCGTCCCGGGCGGCGTCCTTCGAAGAGACCTTCCCGAAGGGCCCCGCCCCCGCGGTCGAGGGCGCTGCGCGCGCTGGCGCTCCTCGCGGCCCTGCTCCCGGCCTGCGGCGGCGAGCTGCCGCCGCTCGACGCCTCGGGCCCGACGGCGGACTGGCCCGCCTGGGGCGGTGACCCCGGCGGGCTCCGCTGGTCGCCCCTCGACCAGATCGACCGCGACAACGTCGGGCGCCTCGAGGTGGCCTGGACCTATCGCCACGGAGACGTGTCGGACGGCCGCGGCGAGCGCACGCGCAGCTCGTTCAACGCGACGCCGGTCGTGACCGAGGACGGGCTCACCTTCTGCACCGGCTTCAACCGCGTGATCACGCTCGATCCGGAGACGGGTACCGAGCGCTGGAGCTTCGACCCGGAGCTCCGGCTCCAGCGCCTGCAGGGGCCCTATCCTCTCGTGTGTCGTGGTGTCGCGCACTGGGTGGACCCGGCGCCGGCCGCGGCCGGCCGCACCTGCGCCCGCCGGATCTTCACGGGCACGATCGACTCGGAGCTCGTCGCGCTCGACGCGGCGACCGGCCGGCCCTGCGCCGACTTCGGCGCAAACGGGCGCGTGGCGCTGCGCGAGGGCATCGAGGCCGAGCCCTGGGAGTACTACGTGACCTCGCCGCCGCTCGCGGTGGGCGACGTCGTGGTGGTGGGCGCGCTGGTGGCGGACAACCAGCGCACCGACGCGCCGGCCGGCGTGGTGCGCGCCTTCGACGCGCGCACGGGCGCCCTGCGCTGGGCCTGGGATCCCGTGCCGCCCGGCTGGCCGCGCGGCGCCGGCGAGCGCTGGGCCGCGGGCACCCCGAACGTGTGGTCCGCGATGTCGGCGGACCCCGGGCGTGGGCTCGTCTTCGTCCCGACCGGCAACGCAGCCCCCGACTACTACGGGGGCGAGCGCCGCGGTCTCGACCGCTACTCGAGCTCGGTGGTGGCGCTCGACGCGGCCACCGGCGCCCTGCGCTGGCACTACCAGACCGTGCACCACGACCACTGGGACTACGACGTTCCCGCGCAGCCGACCCTGTTCCGCATCGACGGCGTGGGCGGCGGGCGCCCGGGCGTCGCGCAGATCACCAAGATGGGTCACCTGTTCCTGCTCGACCGCGAGACGGGCGTGCCGCTCTATCCGGTCGAGGAGCGGCCGGTACCGCAGGGCGGCGTCGCGGGCGACGTGCTCGCGCCGACCCAGCCCTTCCCGACCCATCCCGCCCCGCTCCACCCCGCGACGCTCACCCCCGACGACGCCTGGGGCTTCACGCCCTGGGATCGCAGCCGGTGCCGCGAGCTCATCGCCGGCATGCGCTCGGAGGGGATCTTCACCCCGCCCGGGCTCGAGCCCACGATCCAGTTCCCGGGCAACGCCGGCGGCCCGAACTGGGGCGGCGTCTCGATCGATCCCGAGCGCGGCGTCCTGTTCGTGAACTCGATGCGCGTCCCGTCGGTGGTGCAGCTCGTGCCGCGCGCTGCCTTCGACGAGCTCGATCCCGCCGCCGTCGCGTATCCCGAGATGCTCGCGCCGATGCGCGGCACGCCCTACGGCCTGCGCGTGGGCCCGCTCCTCGGCCCCCTCGGTGCGCCCTGCAATCCCCCTCCGTGGGGGGTCCTCCAGGCCGTCGACCTGAAGAGCGGCCGGCTGCTCTGGGAGAGCACGCTCGGCACCACCCGCGACCAGGCGCCGTTCCCGCTCTGGCTGCCGCTCGGCGCACCGAACCTCGGCGGGTCGATCGCGACCGCGGGCGGCCTCGTCTTCATCGGTGCCACCACCGACAAGTTCCTGCGCGCCTTCGACGCCGAGAGCGGCCGCGAGCTCTGGCGCGCGCGCCTGCCCTACACCGCGAACGCGACCCCCGCGACCTACCGCCTGCGCCGCGCCGGACGCCAGTTCGTGGTGGTCGCCGCCGGCGGCCACGGCTGGTCGGAGCCCGGCGACACGCTGGTGGCGTTCGCGTTGGCGGAATGA
- a CDS encoding sulfotransferase family protein: MSAPPPIVVVSGLPRAGTSLLMQMLAAGGLPLLADDGRAPDESNPKGYLEWQGAKHLPQDPGAIRAARGRAVKVIAALLPSLPESERYRVLFAERDAREIDASQRAMLARQAAARGTPPLAGDELDPAALEAHVERIRAWLAEPARRDRFPVLRVRHGDVLRSPREAAARIAEFLAPTGVRLDPASMAAAVDPVLYRARVTTRGMPSGAGVR; encoded by the coding sequence GTGAGCGCCCCGCCGCCGATCGTCGTCGTCTCGGGCCTGCCGCGTGCGGGCACCTCGCTGCTCATGCAGATGCTCGCGGCCGGCGGCCTCCCGCTGCTCGCCGACGACGGACGCGCCCCCGACGAGTCCAATCCGAAGGGGTACCTCGAGTGGCAGGGCGCGAAGCACCTGCCGCAGGATCCCGGCGCGATCCGCGCCGCGCGCGGGCGCGCGGTCAAGGTGATCGCGGCGCTCTTGCCCTCGCTGCCGGAGAGCGAGCGCTACCGCGTGCTCTTCGCCGAGCGCGATGCGCGCGAGATCGACGCCTCGCAGCGCGCGATGCTCGCGCGGCAAGCGGCGGCGCGCGGCACGCCGCCGCTTGCCGGAGACGAGCTCGATCCCGCCGCCCTCGAGGCCCACGTCGAGCGGATCCGCGCCTGGCTCGCCGAGCCCGCCCGGCGCGATCGCTTCCCCGTGCTCCGCGTCCGGCACGGCGACGTCCTCCGAAGCCCGCGCGAGGCCGCGGCCCGCATCGCCGAATTCCTGGCACCGACGGGCGTCCGCCTCGATCCGGCGTCGATGGCGGCAGCCGTGGATCCGGTCCTGTACCGAGCTCGTGTCACGACCCGCGGGATGCCCAGCGGTGCCGGGGTCCGATGA